A genomic stretch from Bradyrhizobium quebecense includes:
- a CDS encoding TIR domain-containing protein, which produces MFELGFVIGKFGAANVAALMKSTVEKPSDLDGIAYIS; this is translated from the coding sequence GTGTTCGAACTCGGCTTCGTTATCGGGAAGTTTGGGGCAGCCAATGTGGCTGCGCTTATGAAGTCGACGGTGGAGAAGCCATCCGACCTTGATGGCATTGCCTATATTTCCTAA
- a CDS encoding Fic family protein, with translation MTGIIRWRTEQAGSIQVVSGTLGRERVHLEAPAAKRLQTEIKAFLDWFNTEQGQAPVITAALAHLRFVTIHSFEDGTGRIGRAIADLALVRSEQSTRRFYSMSRQIRKERKPTTTSLSEPDVARSTSSIGSTGFSVAWVGLSTALRRSSVASCRRQRSGKSMPRATSAIASNGC, from the coding sequence ATGACCGGAATAATCCGCTGGCGCACCGAACAGGCAGGTTCAATACAGGTGGTGTCGGGGACCCTCGGCCGCGAACGTGTTCACCTTGAAGCGCCGGCTGCCAAGCGGCTTCAGACCGAGATAAAGGCGTTTCTGGACTGGTTCAACACCGAGCAAGGCCAGGCCCCTGTTATCACGGCTGCACTTGCGCATCTGCGGTTTGTGACCATCCATTCCTTCGAGGACGGCACCGGACGAATAGGGCGTGCGATCGCCGATTTGGCACTCGTGCGTTCCGAACAAAGCACGCGGCGCTTCTACAGCATGTCCAGGCAAATCCGGAAGGAGCGCAAGCCTACTACGACATCCTTGAGCGAACCCGACGTAGCACGCTCGACATCATCAATTGGCTCGACTGGTTTCTCGGTTGCCTGGGTCGGGCTTTCGACGGCGCTGAGACGATCATCGGTAGCGTCTTGCAGAAGGCAGCGTTCTGGGAAAAGCATGCCACGAGCGACCTCAGCGATCGCCAGCAACGGATGCTAA
- the istA gene encoding IS21 family transposase — protein sequence MRHVRDVIRLKSAGMPTREIARRVGTAPSTVRLTIRRFEAAGLTWPLPDDVTDTVLEARLFASAGAGPGTRRGHRRQAEPDWAAVHRELKRKHVTLSIVWEEYIAGEPGGYRYSRFCELYRAWEGRLSVTMRQSHAAGEKLFVDYAGDGVPVVIDRLTGERRAAQIFVAVLGASSFTYAQATWTQGLADWISGHVGAFEAIGGVPALLVPDNTKVAVIKACLYDPQINRSYADMAAHYGTAILPARPRRPRDKAKVEQAVLMVERWLLGRLRHRIFHSLAEVNAAIAELMTRLNEERPIQRLGVTRRKLLEEIDRPALKVLPESPYVFAEWRICRVSIDYHVEVEAHYYSVPHRFVRAEVEVRFTARTVKIFHKGERIAAHQRVSGNHKHTTVPEHMASSHRRYAGWTIERIRKDAATIGPATAALCDLILDERTHPEQGFRACLGIIRLARSYGQERLDAAAMRAIDIGARTYGSVKSILANNLDRRPSPKRSADDAPILHPNIRGPRYYN from the coding sequence ATGCGCCATGTGCGCGATGTGATCAGATTGAAGTCGGCCGGGATGCCGACCCGCGAGATTGCGCGGCGGGTCGGCACGGCCCCTTCGACGGTGCGGTTGACGATCCGCCGGTTCGAGGCGGCGGGGCTGACCTGGCCGTTGCCAGACGACGTCACCGACACGGTGCTGGAGGCCCGGTTGTTCGCCAGCGCCGGAGCCGGTCCGGGCACCCGGCGGGGCCATCGGCGGCAGGCCGAGCCGGACTGGGCGGCGGTGCATCGCGAGCTCAAGCGCAAGCACGTGACGCTGTCGATTGTGTGGGAGGAGTACATCGCGGGCGAACCCGGCGGGTATCGCTATTCGCGGTTCTGTGAGCTCTACCGGGCCTGGGAAGGCCGGCTGTCGGTGACGATGCGCCAGTCGCACGCGGCCGGCGAGAAGCTGTTCGTCGACTATGCGGGCGACGGCGTGCCGGTGGTGATCGACCGGCTCACCGGCGAGCGGCGCGCCGCGCAGATTTTCGTCGCGGTGCTCGGCGCATCGAGCTTCACCTACGCGCAGGCGACCTGGACGCAGGGCCTCGCCGACTGGATCAGCGGGCACGTCGGCGCCTTCGAGGCGATCGGCGGCGTGCCGGCACTGCTGGTGCCGGACAACACCAAGGTCGCGGTGATCAAGGCCTGCCTCTACGATCCGCAGATCAACCGCAGCTACGCCGATATGGCGGCGCATTACGGCACCGCCATTCTGCCGGCCAGGCCACGACGGCCACGGGACAAGGCCAAGGTCGAGCAGGCGGTCCTCATGGTCGAGCGCTGGCTGCTCGGACGGCTGCGCCACCGGATCTTCCACAGCCTCGCCGAGGTCAACGCGGCGATCGCCGAGTTAATGACCCGTCTCAACGAGGAGCGGCCGATCCAGCGGCTCGGCGTCACCCGCCGCAAGCTATTGGAGGAGATCGACCGGCCGGCACTGAAGGTCTTGCCGGAGAGCCCTTACGTGTTCGCCGAGTGGCGGATCTGCCGGGTCAGCATCGACTATCACGTCGAGGTCGAGGCGCATTACTACAGCGTCCCGCATCGCTTCGTCCGAGCCGAGGTCGAGGTGCGCTTCACCGCCCGCACCGTGAAGATTTTCCACAAGGGCGAGCGGATCGCCGCGCATCAACGCGTGAGCGGCAACCACAAGCACACGACCGTACCGGAGCACATGGCCTCCAGTCATCGGCGCTACGCCGGCTGGACCATCGAGCGCATCCGCAAGGATGCAGCCACGATCGGACCGGCCACCGCGGCGCTGTGTGATCTGATCCTGGATGAACGCACACACCCCGAGCAGGGCTTCCGCGCCTGCCTCGGCATCATCCGGCTGGCCCGCTCCTACGGGCAAGAGCGGCTCGATGCCGCCGCCATGCGGGCGATCGATATCGGCGCGCGCACTTACGGTTCGGTCAAATCGATCCTCGCCAACAATCTTGATCGGCGTCCTTCACCCAAGCGCTCCGCGGACGACGCGCCGATCCTCCATCCCAACATCCGCGGGCCGCGCTACTACAATTAG